A section of the Hevea brasiliensis isolate MT/VB/25A 57/8 chromosome 17, ASM3005281v1, whole genome shotgun sequence genome encodes:
- the LOC110636054 gene encoding uncharacterized protein LOC110636054 isoform X1 encodes MRFKKGSKVEVLSKKGGPSGFWRCAEIICGNGHTYTVKYEGHAGTMDEIVMERISRKAIRPCPPLPEIAENWVPGDVVEVFHDFSWKMAKISKMLGKKYFLVRILGSSLEFKASKVDIRIRQSWQDDKWIVIGKGSGSCEDTKHDEISTLKCKRNSLNNFQMTKTRLNEHVKDDCFPIVNKEKLQESDLVSGRTLKRRPYGYKQAEACDCASQKFRAVEKEGRLHRVFATNQSLLLEQVDGIAFPKEMVGEKFIHSSFNNQTGFSALDMERRKQTAAVGCSSAIDLETTNEDSVTSSVGSCSITSNNFCKLHYYTGFTEDIDGYGSDAESFCQWGYGEENIPFPMKEELAAEIHRLELHAYRCTMEALYASGPLSWEQEALVTNLRLSLHISNDEHLMEVRNLVSADNSIPSR; translated from the exons ATGAGATTCAAGAAAGGGAGTAAAGTGGAAGTCTTGAGCAAAAAAGGAGGGCCTTCAGGCTTCTGGCGCTGTGCTGAGATTATCTGTGGTAATGGCCACACTTACACAGTTAAATATGAGGGGCATGCAGGCACCATGGATGAGATAGTAATGGAGAGAATATCTAGGAAGGCAATAAGGCCTTGCCCTCCGCTACCTGAAATTGCTGAAAATTGGGTTCCTGGTGATGTAGTAGAGGTGTTTCATGATTTTTCTTGGAAAATGGCAAAAATATCAAAGATGTTGGGGAAAAAATACTTTCTGGTCAGGATACTAGGATCATCTCTTGAATTCAAAGCGAGCAAAGTTGACATTCGGATAAGACAGTCTTGGCAAGATGATAAATGGATTGTAATTGGAAAG GGTTCTGGCAGCTGtgaagatacaaaacatgatgaaATTTCAACTCTAAAGTGCAAGAGAAACTCTCTGAACAATTTTCAAATGACAAAAACAAGGTTAAATGAACATGTGAAGGATGATTGCTTTCCTATAGTGAACAAGGAGAAACTCCAAGAGTCTGATCTGGTTTCAGGTAGAACTTTGAAGAGAAGACCTTATGGTTATAAACAAGCTGAAGCATGTGACTGTGCTTCCCAGAAATTTAGAGCAGTTGAGAAAGAAGGCAGGCTGCACCGAGTTTTTGCTACAAATCAATCCTTATTGCTTGAACAGGTGGATGGGATTGCTTTCCCAAAAGAAATGGTGGGTGAAAAATTCATACATTCTTCTTTTAACAACCAAACTGGGTTTTCTGCACTGGATATGGAGAGAAGAAAACAAACTGCTGCTGTTGGATGTTCATCTGCAATAGATTTAGAAACCACCAATGAAGATAGTGTTACTAGCTCAGTTGGTAGTTGTAGCATCACTAGCAACAATTTCTGTAAGTTGCATTATTATACAGGTTTTACTGAAGATATTGATGGTTATGGTAGTGATGCAGAATCTTTCTGCCAGTGGGGATATGGGGAAGAAAATATTCCCTTTCCCATGAAGGAGGAATTGGCAGCTGAAATCCATAGGTTAGAGTTGCATGCCTACCGATGCACTATGGAGGCATTGTATGCATCAGGACCTCTAAGTTGGGAGCAAGAAGCATTGGTGACAAATCTCCGTCTTTCCCTCCATATATCAAATGATGAACATTTGATGGAGGTCAGAAATTTAGTTTCTGCTGATAATAGCATCCCTTCTAGATGA
- the LOC110636054 gene encoding uncharacterized protein LOC110636054 isoform X2: MRFKKGSKVEVLSKKGGPSGFWRCAEIICGNGHTYTVKYEGHAGTMDEIVMERISRKAIRPCPPLPEIAENWVPGDVVEVFHDFSWKMAKISKMLGKKYFLVRILGSSLEFKASKVDIRIRQSWQDDKWIVIGKGSGSCEDTKHDEISTLKCKRNSLNNFQMTKTRLNEHVKDDCFPIVNKEKLQESDLVSGRTLKRRPYGYKQAEACDCASQKFRAVEKEGRLHRVFATNQSLLLEQVDGIAFPKEMVGEKFIHSSFNNQTGFSALDMERRKQTAAVGCSSAIDLETTNEDSVTSSVGSCSITSNNFCKLHYYTGFTEDIDGYGSDAESFCQWGYGEENIPFPMKEELAAEIHRLELHAYRCTMEALYASGPLSWEQEALVTNLRLSLHISNDEHLMEGKSRRLVHLSSQC; encoded by the exons ATGAGATTCAAGAAAGGGAGTAAAGTGGAAGTCTTGAGCAAAAAAGGAGGGCCTTCAGGCTTCTGGCGCTGTGCTGAGATTATCTGTGGTAATGGCCACACTTACACAGTTAAATATGAGGGGCATGCAGGCACCATGGATGAGATAGTAATGGAGAGAATATCTAGGAAGGCAATAAGGCCTTGCCCTCCGCTACCTGAAATTGCTGAAAATTGGGTTCCTGGTGATGTAGTAGAGGTGTTTCATGATTTTTCTTGGAAAATGGCAAAAATATCAAAGATGTTGGGGAAAAAATACTTTCTGGTCAGGATACTAGGATCATCTCTTGAATTCAAAGCGAGCAAAGTTGACATTCGGATAAGACAGTCTTGGCAAGATGATAAATGGATTGTAATTGGAAAG GGTTCTGGCAGCTGtgaagatacaaaacatgatgaaATTTCAACTCTAAAGTGCAAGAGAAACTCTCTGAACAATTTTCAAATGACAAAAACAAGGTTAAATGAACATGTGAAGGATGATTGCTTTCCTATAGTGAACAAGGAGAAACTCCAAGAGTCTGATCTGGTTTCAGGTAGAACTTTGAAGAGAAGACCTTATGGTTATAAACAAGCTGAAGCATGTGACTGTGCTTCCCAGAAATTTAGAGCAGTTGAGAAAGAAGGCAGGCTGCACCGAGTTTTTGCTACAAATCAATCCTTATTGCTTGAACAGGTGGATGGGATTGCTTTCCCAAAAGAAATGGTGGGTGAAAAATTCATACATTCTTCTTTTAACAACCAAACTGGGTTTTCTGCACTGGATATGGAGAGAAGAAAACAAACTGCTGCTGTTGGATGTTCATCTGCAATAGATTTAGAAACCACCAATGAAGATAGTGTTACTAGCTCAGTTGGTAGTTGTAGCATCACTAGCAACAATTTCTGTAAGTTGCATTATTATACAGGTTTTACTGAAGATATTGATGGTTATGGTAGTGATGCAGAATCTTTCTGCCAGTGGGGATATGGGGAAGAAAATATTCCCTTTCCCATGAAGGAGGAATTGGCAGCTGAAATCCATAGGTTAGAGTTGCATGCCTACCGATGCACTATGGAGGCATTGTATGCATCAGGACCTCTAAGTTGGGAGCAAGAAGCATTGGTGACAAATCTCCGTCTTTCCCTCCATATATCAAATGATGAACATTTGATGGAG